The following proteins are co-located in the Nitrospira sp. genome:
- a CDS encoding TIGR04283 family arsenosugar biosynthesis glycosyltransferase: MTISVIIPTLNESSTIARTLTRTVALGFDEIIVSDGGSTDPTVPMVQVCCDRVPSTRLVTGPTGRARQLNTGARASGGEILLFLHADTELPPTAKTVIEATLADQTIVGGRFDVRFDRPSRWGNTISWFMNRRSRMTGIATGDQAIFVRRQVFEQIGGFPDIPLMEDIEFSCRLKRLGSTAPLTETVTTSFRRWERNGPLRTILLMWTLRFLYWLGVNPHRLNHFYRAVR, translated from the coding sequence TCCCGACGCTGAACGAATCCTCGACCATCGCGCGCACGTTGACGCGCACGGTGGCCTTGGGATTCGACGAGATTATCGTCAGTGACGGAGGCAGCACCGACCCCACCGTCCCCATGGTCCAAGTCTGCTGCGACCGCGTCCCCTCCACCCGCCTCGTGACAGGTCCGACAGGCCGCGCACGCCAACTGAACACCGGCGCTCGGGCGAGCGGCGGCGAGATCCTGTTATTCCTGCATGCCGACACAGAGCTGCCCCCCACTGCCAAGACAGTGATTGAGGCGACGCTGGCAGACCAGACCATCGTCGGAGGCCGTTTCGACGTCCGCTTCGACCGCCCCTCCCGCTGGGGCAACACGATCAGCTGGTTCATGAACCGGCGCTCGCGCATGACCGGCATCGCCACTGGCGACCAGGCCATCTTCGTCCGGCGCCAGGTCTTTGAGCAGATCGGCGGTTTCCCGGACATCCCCTTGATGGAAGACATCGAATTCAGCTGCCGGTTAAAACGCCTGGGATCCACGGCACCGCTCACCGAGACCGTCACGACATCCTTTCGCCGCTGGGAGCGGAACGGCCCCCTCCGCACAATTCTCTTGATGTGGACCCTCCGCTTCCTGTATTGGCTCGGCGTGAATCCGCATCGACTCAACCATTTCTATAGGGCCGTGCGCTAA